Proteins encoded by one window of Sulfurospirillum barnesii SES-3:
- the rpsF gene encoding 30S ribosomal protein S6, giving the protein MRHYELLVVVKPTLTVEELQAKLTYLKEILEKNGAVITATLEMGTRKLAYQIDKFERGTYVVFYFTAPTAAIAEVERLIRITEEFIRFMTVKFENQKELRFWNKQVEKITKKSDAPAPVVEAKEIVEETVSTEA; this is encoded by the coding sequence ATGCGACATTATGAGTTGCTTGTTGTAGTAAAACCTACACTAACTGTAGAAGAACTACAAGCAAAACTAACCTATCTAAAAGAAATTTTAGAGAAAAATGGTGCAGTTATTACTGCGACATTAGAGATGGGAACACGTAAACTTGCGTATCAAATCGATAAATTTGAACGTGGCACTTACGTAGTATTCTACTTTACTGCCCCTACCGCTGCTATTGCTGAAGTTGAAAGACTTATCAGAATTACAGAAGAGTTTATCCGCTTTATGACGGTAAAATTTGAAAATCAAAAAGAACTTAGATTTTGGAACAAGCAAGTTGAAAAAATCACTAAAAAAAGTGATGCACCAGCCCCTGTTGTTGAAGCTAAAGAGATTGTAGAAGAAACTGTTAGCACTGAAGCCTAA
- the rpsR gene encoding 30S ribosomal protein S18 — protein sequence MAEKRKFARKYCKYCEAKVEYIDYKDAKILRHSLSERYKIMPRRLTGNCKRHQEMVELAIKRARATAVIPYIIDTQKVVAVPFEQLQQ from the coding sequence ATGGCAGAGAAAAGAAAATTTGCACGTAAATACTGCAAATACTGTGAAGCAAAAGTAGAATACATTGACTATAAAGACGCAAAAATTTTGAGACACTCCCTTTCAGAGAGATACAAAATTATGCCACGTCGTTTGACAGGTAACTGCAAAAGACATCAAGAGATGGTAGAACTAGCAATCAAACGTGCACGTGCGACGGCAGTGATTCCTTACATCATTGACACACAAAAAGTTGTAGCGGTTCCTTTCGAGCAATTGCAACAATAG
- a CDS encoding single-stranded DNA-binding protein, producing MFNRVVMLGNLTRDCELRYLPNGGAVCTTGLATNRKFKKQDGSQGEEVCFIDITFFGRTAEIANQYLSRGKKVLVEGRLKLDQWTDQSGAKRSKHSITVETLQMIDSRGGQESGGSDMGGSYGDTSSPVGYNPNQQKSAPYPKQSAPEYSGHDIPDIDINDDEIPF from the coding sequence ATGTTCAATAGAGTCGTTATGCTTGGCAACCTCACACGTGATTGTGAACTTCGGTATCTGCCTAATGGTGGTGCAGTTTGCACAACAGGTCTTGCAACCAATCGAAAGTTTAAAAAACAAGATGGTAGTCAAGGTGAAGAAGTCTGTTTTATAGATATTACGTTTTTTGGACGTACCGCAGAAATTGCCAATCAATACCTAAGCCGTGGTAAAAAAGTATTGGTTGAGGGTCGTTTAAAACTCGATCAATGGACAGACCAAAGTGGTGCAAAACGAAGCAAACACTCCATTACCGTAGAAACCCTTCAAATGATTGATTCACGTGGAGGACAAGAGAGTGGTGGTTCAGATATGGGTGGTAGCTATGGGGATACTTCATCGCCTGTAGGCTACAATCCAAATCAACAAAAATCAGCACCCTATCCAAAACAATCGGCTCCTGAATACAGTGGTCATGACATTCCAGACATCGATATTAACGATGATGAAATACCATTTTAG
- the holA gene encoding DNA polymerase III subunit delta has translation MYKREFEATLKTGNTPKSTFLYGACSYQNNALCEQLLSLLQANNDEKVMMYYDEYHFSTAKNFLSQSSLFGDRNILIIKSDKTIPAKELETLVELCAKNDSSYFIYQYFGEDKKATPLTKCFDKKTQAAFVRLFKAEFNEAMQLLQNHARLVGLNIDRYALQHLYMIHMEELSLCINECEKLLVLNKEIHIKDIDALVYGLGNVSMEHFLTKLLEKKDIKEEFERLIEGDGMEEIRMINAIEAHVVQLFLFHAYIKLHGSFDAKAILGYPLPPHIAAQRSQHSIKIDVYTYKLLLTLLSEAEYRLKKTSNLDKASYLLSTLIKLQSYL, from the coding sequence ATGTATAAACGAGAGTTTGAGGCAACGCTCAAAACAGGGAACACACCAAAATCTACCTTTTTATATGGTGCGTGTAGCTATCAAAACAACGCTCTTTGTGAACAACTTCTCTCTTTGCTTCAAGCAAACAATGATGAAAAAGTGATGATGTATTATGATGAGTATCATTTTTCCACCGCTAAAAATTTTCTCTCTCAGTCCTCTCTTTTTGGTGATCGAAATATTTTAATTATCAAAAGTGATAAAACTATTCCCGCAAAAGAACTCGAAACGCTGGTTGAGCTCTGTGCAAAAAATGACTCAAGCTATTTTATTTACCAATATTTTGGTGAAGATAAAAAAGCCACACCCCTCACAAAATGCTTTGATAAAAAAACACAAGCTGCCTTTGTTCGCCTTTTTAAGGCTGAATTTAATGAAGCCATGCAACTGTTACAAAATCATGCACGTTTGGTTGGTCTTAACATTGATCGCTATGCCCTTCAACATCTCTACATGATTCACATGGAAGAGCTCTCCTTGTGTATCAATGAGTGTGAGAAGCTCTTAGTGTTAAATAAAGAGATACACATTAAAGATATTGATGCACTGGTTTATGGCTTAGGTAATGTATCTATGGAACATTTTCTTACAAAACTGTTAGAAAAAAAAGATATTAAAGAGGAGTTTGAGCGTCTCATTGAAGGAGATGGGATGGAAGAAATTCGAATGATTAATGCCATTGAAGCCCATGTGGTTCAACTCTTTTTATTTCATGCCTACATTAAGTTGCATGGAAGTTTTGATGCCAAAGCTATTTTGGGCTACCCTCTTCCCCCACACATTGCGGCACAGCGTTCACAGCACTCTATTAAAATTGATGTGTACACCTACAAGCTTCTTTTAACCCTCTTAAGTGAAGCAGAATACCGTCTTAAAAAAACAAGCAACCTGGATAAAGCAAGTTATCTTCTTTCAACCTTAATAAAACTTCAAAGTTATTTATAG
- a CDS encoding outer membrane protein assembly factor BamD — protein MKIANVLIATSLVAFMSGCASKDKEVFNMPAIYWYEQIAKEIKSQDLEKADSMYTSLASEHVESPLLPEAMLMLANAHSQDEEYILANFYLDEYLRRYGNKENADHVRYMKIKANYEAFPNPNRNQQLLLDTITQTKEFLVRYPNSKFAPLAQSILVRLQMGEYFLNENIHSLYTRIDKPEVAKIYEEKLNTSSVKEAKIVEPTIPWYRSWFEKQ, from the coding sequence ATGAAGATAGCAAATGTTCTTATTGCAACCTCATTAGTAGCGTTTATGAGTGGTTGTGCTTCTAAAGACAAAGAAGTGTTTAATATGCCAGCGATCTACTGGTATGAGCAAATAGCCAAAGAAATTAAGAGTCAAGATTTGGAAAAAGCAGATTCGATGTATACCTCTTTAGCGAGTGAACATGTAGAATCACCTCTTTTGCCTGAAGCCATGCTTATGTTAGCCAATGCACATTCCCAAGATGAAGAGTATATTCTTGCAAATTTTTACCTCGATGAATATTTAAGACGTTATGGCAATAAAGAAAATGCTGATCATGTACGCTACATGAAAATTAAAGCAAACTACGAGGCATTTCCCAATCCCAATCGCAATCAGCAATTATTGTTAGATACAATTACGCAAACCAAAGAGTTTTTAGTACGGTATCCAAATTCAAAATTTGCGCCTTTAGCACAGAGCATATTGGTTCGCTTACAAATGGGTGAATACTTTTTAAATGAAAATATTCATTCGCTTTATACCCGTATTGATAAGCCTGAAGTGGCAAAAATTTATGAAGAAAAACTGAATACTTCTTCGGTCAAAGAAGCAAAAATTGTTGAGCCTACCATACCTTGGTATCGTTCATGGTTTGAAAAGCAGTAA
- a CDS encoding RNB domain-containing ribonuclease: MKNFLLSLNEGIAKEDVPSVFLPHFNALLALKAIVLKHALYVFEENYFAGKLDVSFSGTGYLTPLLSTTSKDIVVEASGLHGGMRGDVVVAKRIPNKKSRRAKAIVVYIASRAFAKSIVYTKMSKGKVVGLNIKNESIFDITASQKSLKQLPLGTVLKIDNLSNTIEEVLGTLDDARIDEKISLALFDKKEFFSNEAEIEAKSHGDYVDKSYYPQRVDLSHLPFCTIDPVDAKDFDDAIYFDVENHILYVAIADVSEYVYPMGHIDKEAVERGFSIYFPHKSIPMLPRALSENICSLKPNVDRLAYTFKITLDPLTCKPLKEELFESIIHSAKRYTYETIDLFLKGNIEEADAADHTILAYLLPLHALTQKLRDIRLENAFSFRSSEVRMRVDEAQNLLATTIEEETPSHGLIEDCMLLANKAAAKKLGFGIFRTHESPSFERMEALLNDLALIGIHVKLRVDLPKMIQEIQQKADALNLREEVDKLIIKSQKKAIYEPENKGHFGLGFDMYTHFTSPIRRYSDLTLHRLLKAKMANDEKKLAFLLKDIDPLCEKISLLERESDKVAWDYMDRKFARYMALHVGDNFKAIVVETEQNPIAKLDDTLKGARIFLLDSDVHLLQRIEVKIVESNIATARIYARVSRSLDV; this comes from the coding sequence GTGAAGAATTTCCTTTTAAGCCTTAATGAGGGGATAGCAAAAGAAGATGTCCCTTCCGTTTTTTTACCCCATTTTAATGCCCTCTTAGCCCTAAAAGCCATCGTTTTAAAACATGCTCTTTACGTTTTTGAAGAGAACTATTTTGCAGGAAAGCTAGATGTCTCTTTTAGTGGTACGGGGTATCTTACGCCTCTTCTTTCAACTACAAGTAAAGATATTGTTGTGGAAGCTTCAGGACTGCATGGAGGTATGCGAGGTGATGTCGTTGTAGCCAAACGCATTCCCAATAAAAAAAGCCGTCGTGCCAAAGCTATTGTGGTCTACATTGCAAGCAGAGCGTTTGCGAAGAGTATTGTGTATACCAAAATGAGCAAAGGGAAAGTGGTTGGGTTAAATATCAAAAATGAATCCATTTTTGATATTACGGCTAGCCAAAAATCACTCAAACAACTTCCCTTAGGCACGGTGCTTAAAATTGACAATCTTAGCAACACCATTGAAGAGGTTTTAGGCACACTGGATGATGCACGTATCGATGAAAAAATCTCTCTAGCCCTCTTTGATAAAAAAGAGTTTTTTAGCAATGAAGCCGAAATAGAAGCAAAAAGTCATGGGGATTATGTTGACAAAAGTTACTACCCACAGCGTGTTGACTTAAGCCATCTTCCTTTTTGTACCATTGATCCTGTGGATGCCAAAGATTTTGACGATGCTATTTATTTTGATGTGGAAAACCACATTTTATATGTTGCTATTGCGGATGTTAGTGAATACGTTTATCCCATGGGGCACATTGATAAAGAAGCCGTTGAGAGAGGGTTTTCCATCTATTTTCCGCACAAATCCATTCCGATGCTGCCTCGTGCCTTAAGTGAAAATATCTGTTCGTTAAAACCTAATGTTGACCGTCTTGCGTATACCTTTAAAATCACTCTCGATCCGCTTACATGTAAACCTCTAAAAGAAGAGCTTTTTGAGAGCATTATTCACTCAGCCAAACGCTACACGTATGAAACCATTGATCTCTTTTTAAAAGGCAATATTGAAGAAGCTGATGCAGCGGATCATACCATTTTAGCCTACCTCTTACCCTTACATGCACTCACACAAAAGCTAAGAGATATTCGACTTGAAAATGCCTTTTCATTTCGCTCCTCAGAAGTCAGAATGCGTGTGGATGAAGCGCAAAATCTCCTTGCAACCACCATTGAAGAGGAGACTCCCTCGCACGGACTTATTGAAGATTGTATGCTTCTTGCCAATAAAGCAGCGGCTAAAAAACTCGGCTTTGGCATTTTTCGAACCCATGAAAGTCCCTCATTTGAACGCATGGAAGCTCTTTTAAACGATTTAGCACTGATTGGAATTCATGTGAAACTACGTGTGGATCTTCCTAAAATGATTCAAGAAATTCAACAAAAAGCAGATGCACTGAATCTTCGAGAAGAGGTCGATAAACTGATTATTAAAAGTCAAAAAAAAGCCATTTATGAACCTGAAAACAAAGGGCATTTTGGTTTGGGTTTTGACATGTATACTCATTTTACCTCTCCAATTCGTCGTTACAGTGACCTTACTTTGCACCGTCTTTTAAAAGCTAAGATGGCAAACGATGAGAAAAAACTGGCTTTTTTACTGAAAGATATTGATCCACTGTGCGAAAAAATAAGCCTATTGGAACGTGAAAGCGACAAGGTTGCGTGGGATTATATGGATCGTAAATTTGCCCGTTATATGGCGTTACATGTAGGCGATAATTTCAAAGCCATTGTGGTGGAAACGGAGCAAAATCCTATTGCAAAGCTTGATGATACACTAAAAGGTGCTCGTATCTTTTTACTGGATAGCGATGTGCATTTACTTCAACGCATTGAAGTAAAAATCGTTGAAAGCAACATTGCAACAGCACGTATTTATGCACGTGTTAGCAGGAGTTTAGATGTATAA
- the fliW gene encoding flagellar assembly protein FliW — translation MIFSVKAPIPGFEAIQEVELEKIDEFFLKFISKSDTTTFTLINPLMLRPYEFEIPEYFRTLLEINETSNVLILNIMIIATPIETSTINFIAPLVFNVDNKSVAQVILDANQYPHFGLMESISRYLNKA, via the coding sequence ATGATTTTTTCTGTTAAAGCACCCATCCCAGGATTTGAAGCCATCCAAGAAGTTGAACTTGAGAAAATTGATGAATTTTTTCTTAAATTCATTTCAAAATCAGACACAACAACCTTTACCTTAATCAATCCATTGATGCTTCGCCCCTATGAATTTGAAATTCCTGAGTATTTTCGAACACTTTTAGAGATTAATGAAACGTCCAATGTGCTTATTCTTAACATCATGATTATTGCCACCCCTATTGAAACATCAACCATTAATTTTATCGCCCCACTGGTCTTTAATGTGGACAACAAAAGTGTCGCACAAGTCATCCTTGATGCCAACCAATACCCACACTTTGGGTTAATGGAAAGTATTTCACGCTATTTAAATAAGGCGTAA
- the lon gene encoding endopeptidase La, which produces MKLSDYTAFPTDIPIIVEDNLFLYPFMISPLFLADEENIKAANEALDHNSLVMVCTAKVGDEHRRDFNAIYPAGVIGSIMRKVDLPDGRVKILFQGMQKGTILKELSTAPLRAKVDVLRTQPADAIKIEATLSVLREKVTLLGSLGGQFPPDLIKTIEENNDVHRICDLVASSMRLKKEQAFSLFTETNDEAHLLKLIDYVIEEIESSRLKKEIKTKVHSQIEKVNKEYFLKEQLKQIQKELGTDNQREEEIEEYRKKLEAKKDHMEEDAYKEIKKQIDKLSRMHPDSADANLIQSYLDWVIEIPYGKLSKKALDVLEVKSQLDKDHYSLEKPKERIEEYFAVRELLDKRGIGEKAANGAILCFSGPPGVGKTSLANSIAKALKRKLVRIALGGLEDVNELRGHRRTYIGAMPGRIVQGIIEAGEMNPVVVLDEIDKVARSFRGDPTAVLLEVLDPEQNNKFRDYYLNFNIDLSKVIFIATANEVGSIPAPLRDRMEFIFVSSYTPQEKYEIAKKYLIPQELKKHGLKNSEVSISKPTLQLIISNYTRESGVRNLRRRIADILRKVAKQLLMDTSLEKLNISNTNLKEYLPKTVFEIDEVDKENSVGIVNGLAWTSVGGDVLKVEAIRIQGKGGIQITGSLGDVMKESAKIALSVVKVLIDNQKINVPLSIIPTTGLDKEESARKIEPSDVYRRYDLHIHVPEGATPKDGPSAGITMATAIASILCNKKVKSDVAMTGELTLTGKVLPIGGLKEKLIAAYKAKIKTALIPKKNYEKDLDEIPDEVKEKMTIIPVSRIEEVLEFALVK; this is translated from the coding sequence ATGAAATTAAGTGATTACACGGCATTTCCTACAGATATTCCTATTATTGTGGAAGATAATCTTTTTTTATATCCTTTTATGATTTCCCCTCTTTTTTTAGCCGATGAAGAAAATATTAAAGCTGCCAATGAAGCATTAGATCATAACTCTTTAGTGATGGTTTGTACCGCAAAAGTAGGGGATGAGCACAGACGTGATTTTAATGCCATCTATCCTGCAGGTGTCATTGGCTCTATCATGCGCAAAGTTGATTTGCCCGATGGACGGGTAAAAATATTGTTTCAAGGTATGCAAAAAGGAACGATTTTAAAAGAACTCTCAACAGCGCCTCTTCGTGCAAAGGTTGATGTGCTTCGTACCCAACCAGCCGATGCCATTAAAATTGAGGCAACGCTTTCAGTGCTGAGAGAAAAAGTAACGCTTTTAGGCTCTTTGGGTGGGCAATTTCCTCCTGATTTAATTAAAACCATTGAAGAGAACAATGATGTACATCGTATTTGTGATCTTGTTGCAAGCAGCATGCGCTTAAAAAAAGAGCAAGCATTTTCTTTGTTTACTGAAACCAATGATGAAGCGCATTTATTAAAGTTGATTGATTATGTGATTGAAGAGATTGAATCAAGTAGGCTTAAAAAAGAGATTAAAACCAAAGTACATTCACAAATTGAAAAGGTGAATAAAGAGTATTTTTTAAAAGAACAACTCAAACAGATTCAAAAAGAGCTAGGAACAGATAACCAGCGAGAAGAAGAGATTGAAGAGTACCGTAAAAAGCTTGAAGCAAAAAAAGATCATATGGAAGAAGATGCCTATAAAGAGATTAAAAAACAAATCGATAAGCTCTCACGTATGCACCCAGATTCTGCTGATGCTAATTTGATTCAGAGCTATTTGGATTGGGTGATTGAGATTCCTTACGGTAAGCTCTCAAAAAAAGCCCTTGATGTTTTAGAGGTAAAATCCCAACTAGACAAAGATCACTATTCACTTGAAAAACCCAAAGAGCGCATTGAAGAGTATTTTGCGGTGCGCGAACTTTTAGATAAGCGTGGTATTGGTGAAAAAGCTGCCAATGGGGCTATTTTGTGTTTTTCAGGCCCTCCAGGGGTTGGTAAAACCTCTTTAGCAAACTCTATTGCCAAAGCTTTGAAACGTAAGCTTGTCCGTATCGCCTTAGGTGGTTTAGAAGATGTGAATGAATTAAGAGGGCATAGACGTACCTACATAGGTGCCATGCCAGGACGCATTGTGCAAGGCATCATTGAAGCAGGAGAGATGAATCCTGTGGTCGTACTTGATGAAATCGATAAAGTCGCTCGTAGTTTTAGAGGTGACCCAACAGCGGTACTTTTAGAAGTGTTAGACCCTGAGCAAAATAACAAATTTAGAGATTATTATCTTAATTTCAACATTGATTTGAGCAAGGTTATTTTTATTGCAACGGCAAATGAAGTGGGCTCCATACCTGCACCGCTTCGAGATAGAATGGAGTTTATTTTCGTCAGTTCCTATACGCCACAAGAGAAGTATGAGATAGCAAAAAAATATTTGATTCCTCAAGAATTGAAAAAACACGGTTTGAAAAACAGTGAAGTTTCTATTTCGAAACCGACATTGCAATTGATTATTTCAAACTATACCAGAGAGTCAGGTGTTCGAAATTTACGTCGTAGGATTGCCGATATTTTACGAAAAGTAGCAAAACAACTCTTAATGGATACCTCCTTAGAAAAGCTCAATATCAGCAATACAAATCTTAAAGAGTACTTACCAAAGACGGTTTTTGAGATTGATGAAGTTGATAAAGAGAACAGTGTGGGCATCGTTAATGGACTGGCATGGACAAGTGTTGGTGGTGATGTTCTCAAAGTTGAAGCGATTCGTATTCAAGGTAAAGGGGGCATTCAAATTACAGGTTCTTTGGGTGATGTTATGAAAGAGTCTGCCAAAATTGCTTTGAGCGTTGTTAAAGTCTTGATTGATAATCAAAAAATCAATGTGCCACTTTCTATTATTCCTACCACAGGGCTTGATAAAGAAGAGAGTGCTCGAAAAATAGAGCCAAGCGATGTTTACAGACGCTATGATTTGCATATTCACGTACCTGAGGGTGCTACGCCAAAAGACGGTCCTAGTGCGGGTATTACCATGGCAACGGCGATTGCATCAATTCTTTGCAATAAAAAAGTTAAAAGTGACGTGGCTATGACGGGTGAGCTTACCTTAACAGGTAAAGTTTTACCTATTGGCGGATTGAAAGAGAAACTCATTGCAGCGTATAAAGCGAAAATTAAAACAGCATTGATTCCAAAGAAAAACTATGAGAAAGATTTGGATGAGATTCCTGATGAAGTGAAAGAAAAGATGACGATTATTCCTGTTTCAAGAATTGAAGAAGTTTTGGAGTTTGCGTTAGTAAAATAA